A single window of Caldicellulosiruptor bescii DSM 6725 DNA harbors:
- a CDS encoding DNA double-strand break repair nuclease NurA yields the protein MPYKGEFSNKIMHERLIKNPEFQKRLKELRVAYDTPNRDITSEIRQMFRIIDTEDASKNVKIVFAVDGSYTDIPINNNIPSARIGIANFCASVVKLDELKKSAQYEFLDPHEFNDTYTTGLLTFVGPLANIIEEGKTTTSQSIRYAIYKFMCNKPFDETLPLINTLYTILKEGNDKTVESFNCPNPECNEHIEWDLEKDNINPKKCPGCGEEVYLTDWLRLHEAVEEDFESTSILSRLTQVVEHLLVFNLIQTCLSNQTLVSLPFSMAFILDRPLAIYGEPAKLHRYILKYYHKLMQNKNTPLIIFGLAKSGRLKDHFELLERRMKEIGEEIPKNAVMLVSDAYRFKYIQQRPKRNEYFGQEISWGQDFLFYSKEAKKFVVSLPYSVDEKKKEYYEKMIFNIDSYSTLPTVLDLINKITTDLYEDAILPVALAHRYASISLKPSKQILEMFARELIK from the coding sequence ATGCCTTATAAAGGTGAATTTTCGAACAAAATAATGCATGAGCGCTTGATTAAAAATCCTGAATTTCAAAAGAGACTTAAAGAGTTAAGAGTGGCTTATGATACTCCAAATAGAGACATAACCTCGGAAATTAGACAAATGTTTAGAATAATCGATACTGAAGATGCTTCAAAAAACGTGAAAATCGTTTTTGCGGTAGATGGATCATATACTGACATTCCCATAAACAACAATATTCCTTCTGCAAGAATAGGTATTGCTAACTTTTGTGCATCAGTTGTTAAGTTAGATGAATTAAAAAAAAGTGCTCAATATGAATTTCTAGATCCCCACGAATTCAATGACACTTACACTACTGGTTTACTTACTTTTGTTGGTCCTCTTGCTAATATAATTGAAGAGGGTAAAACTACAACATCTCAATCTATTCGCTATGCAATTTATAAATTCATGTGCAACAAACCATTCGATGAAACATTACCTTTAATTAACACACTCTATACAATTTTAAAAGAAGGTAATGACAAAACTGTTGAATCATTTAATTGTCCAAATCCAGAGTGTAACGAACACATTGAATGGGACTTAGAAAAAGACAATATTAATCCAAAAAAATGTCCTGGGTGTGGGGAAGAGGTGTATTTAACTGATTGGTTACGACTGCATGAAGCAGTTGAAGAAGATTTTGAAAGCACCTCAATACTTTCGCGCTTAACGCAAGTTGTGGAACATTTACTCGTATTTAATCTTATTCAGACTTGTTTAAGTAACCAAACATTAGTTTCTCTACCTTTTTCAATGGCCTTTATTTTAGATCGTCCATTGGCAATATACGGCGAACCAGCAAAGTTACATAGATATATTTTGAAATATTACCATAAGCTGATGCAAAACAAAAATACTCCTTTAATAATTTTTGGATTAGCTAAAAGCGGCAGACTAAAAGACCACTTTGAACTGCTTGAAAGGAGAATGAAAGAAATAGGAGAAGAGATTCCTAAAAATGCAGTTATGTTAGTAAGTGATGCATATAGATTTAAATATATTCAGCAAAGACCTAAGCGAAATGAATATTTTGGTCAAGAAATTAGCTGGGGACAGGATTTTTTGTTCTATTCTAAGGAAGCCAAAAAATTTGTGGTTTCTCTACCTTATTCCGTCGATGAGAAAAAGAAAGAATACTATGAAAAAATGATTTTCAATATTGATTCATACTCAACACTTCCCACTGTTTTGGATTTGATTAATAAGATAACTACTGACTTATACGAAGATGCAATATTGCCTGTTGCGTTAGCCCATCGTTATGCTTCTATTAGCTTAAAACCGAGCAAACAAATATTGGAGATGTTTGCCAGAGAGCTTATAAAATAG
- a CDS encoding ATP-binding protein, with amino-acid sequence MDMRKVINEISKESEVVKQLLNIVQNARFIGYAIDVSYSFMTVLTNDAWKERANGLPHNSFLFAASPRWLIYDKDTNDFNIDPTKEIPEIILLRVTEEYELPNEDVWLMAKIDKFKNVGTRELKEDLSFDDFSRNEIQYAGLKCRILGTFYPSENNSLEFGSDLENYYGAKILFVFKPSNEGLESIINFAVMKKQNEVLQNASLVPIGYVRYTSTCRLQNQEPSKARVYINLDDFIKRRTALFGMTRTGKSNTAKILIKAIREAAQKSGLKVSQIIFDINGEYIYPNKQDENKSISVEIENCFVLTLNPRALSSENQEIQPLKFDMLKNLSLAHELIRALAEKEGALSYSTDAQAFLNVDISAYEYDLKNGQPEEKKRAKRILEVYKLILAKSLDEPNVEFDKNVFGQTVYSEMENILSSTDDNQDEKGRIKQDLKERLERLQRLRDITRKSSFTIDEFDFILDTIHFICTKLGKNIKTSSGNNLYRGDFETLVNFAVRRNSSGQTILGYSLLRKIQIKDYHQKDKSNYIQTIIEKVRNGDVVLIDMVYGNERMRKIISSKIAYEIFNYNQQIFTRAEEPPYVIFYIEEAHNLIGKDMDVTDIWPRIAKEGAKYNIGLVYSTQEPSTINKNILANTENWFVTHLNNEEEIKTVAKYYDFADFKESILLAKDVGFCRMKTLSSPFVCPVQIYKFSDFTLNR; translated from the coding sequence ATGGACATGAGAAAAGTAATAAATGAAATAAGTAAGGAAAGCGAAGTGGTAAAACAACTTCTTAACATTGTTCAAAATGCTAGGTTTATTGGTTATGCTATTGATGTTTCTTACTCCTTCATGACTGTTCTTACAAATGATGCATGGAAAGAAAGAGCAAATGGTTTGCCACACAATAGCTTTTTATTTGCCGCTTCACCAAGATGGTTGATTTATGACAAGGACACAAATGATTTTAACATTGATCCCACCAAAGAAATACCAGAGATTATATTACTCCGTGTGACAGAAGAATATGAATTACCGAATGAGGATGTTTGGTTAATGGCTAAAATTGATAAATTTAAGAACGTAGGAACTCGTGAATTAAAAGAGGATTTGAGTTTTGATGATTTTTCTCGAAATGAAATACAATATGCTGGCTTAAAATGCCGAATTCTTGGTACATTCTATCCTTCTGAGAATAATTCATTGGAATTTGGCTCTGATTTGGAAAATTACTATGGTGCAAAAATTTTATTTGTTTTTAAACCTTCAAATGAAGGTTTAGAAAGCATTATAAATTTTGCTGTTATGAAAAAACAAAATGAAGTTCTCCAAAATGCGTCTTTAGTTCCAATTGGTTATGTTCGATATACTTCTACATGTCGTTTACAAAATCAAGAACCTTCTAAAGCACGAGTATACATCAATCTTGATGACTTTATTAAAAGGAGAACAGCATTATTCGGTATGACTCGAACGGGAAAATCAAATACTGCTAAAATTTTAATTAAAGCTATTCGCGAAGCTGCTCAGAAGTCTGGACTAAAAGTATCCCAAATAATTTTTGATATTAATGGTGAATATATATATCCTAACAAACAAGATGAAAATAAGTCAATTTCTGTCGAGATAGAAAATTGTTTTGTTTTAACTCTAAATCCGAGAGCTCTAAGTAGTGAAAATCAAGAAATTCAACCGTTAAAGTTTGATATGTTAAAGAATTTAAGTCTTGCCCATGAACTTATTCGGGCATTAGCAGAAAAAGAAGGAGCATTAAGTTATTCAACAGACGCACAAGCATTCCTTAACGTTGATATTAGCGCATACGAATATGATTTAAAAAATGGACAGCCTGAAGAAAAGAAAAGGGCTAAAAGAATACTTGAAGTTTACAAATTAATTTTGGCAAAAAGTTTAGATGAACCAAATGTTGAATTTGATAAAAATGTTTTTGGTCAGACAGTATATTCCGAGATGGAAAATATTCTTAGTAGTACAGATGATAACCAAGATGAAAAAGGTAGAATAAAACAGGACCTAAAAGAAAGGTTGGAACGTTTGCAACGTCTAAGAGATATAACAAGAAAGAGCAGTTTCACAATAGATGAATTTGACTTTATTTTGGACACAATCCATTTCATTTGTACCAAGTTAGGTAAAAACATAAAAACCTCTAGCGGAAACAATCTTTACCGAGGTGATTTTGAAACACTTGTAAATTTCGCTGTAAGACGAAATTCTTCAGGACAAACTATTCTTGGTTATTCTTTACTGCGAAAAATTCAAATAAAAGATTATCACCAGAAAGATAAAAGCAATTATATTCAAACGATAATTGAAAAAGTTAGGAATGGAGATGTTGTTCTAATAGATATGGTTTACGGTAACGAACGAATGAGAAAAATTATAAGTTCTAAGATTGCTTACGAAATATTTAACTACAATCAGCAAATTTTCACAAGAGCAGAAGAACCACCATACGTCATTTTTTACATTGAGGAAGCCCATAATTTAATTGGCAAAGACATGGATGTTACAGATATATGGCCAAGAATTGCAAAAGAAGGTGCTAAATATAACATAGGTCTTGTCTATTCAACACAAGAACCATCAACTATAAACAAGAATATTCTTGCAAATACTGAAAACTGGTTTGTTACACATTTAAATAATGAAGAGGAAATTAAAACTGTTGCCAAATATTATGATTTTGCTGACTTTAAAGAATCTATTTTGTTAGCGAAGGATGTGGGTTTTTGTAGAATGAAAACTTTATCTTCTCCTTTTGTTTGTCCTGTTCAAATTTATAAATTTTCAGATTTTACATTAAATAGATAG